Proteins found in one Magnolia sinica isolate HGM2019 chromosome 5, MsV1, whole genome shotgun sequence genomic segment:
- the LOC131245845 gene encoding long-chain-alcohol oxidase FAO2-like isoform X1, with product MEEEKGRREAHPLLRGGRRQGSYSHGFSSREMQSLSAICGTFIPSIPVEKRHVGSREDPPSKTIEAFYLASGSQHPIPDEVAELMKKRGLSEGVWLARMVLWMLGTRLGTLILCGGASCSWKFPFLHTFSDLCVEKREEILKRWSAQRSGPLFLPPFLRVVFVMLKIFCFFTFFSLTNENSKNPTWNAIGYSTDNDEKPSKTQRERPLQKGIIDTANQTESSLLTSLAQKGLKVTKDPSCSVYKLECDVVVVGSGSGGGVAAAVLASSGHKVVILEKGNYFTPEDYSLLEAPSMDQMYESGGILSTLDGKVMLLAGSTVGGGSAVNWSACIKTPRPILKQWAEGNKLPLFGSPDYLSAMDTICKRMGVVENCTEEGFQNQVLRKGCESLGLEVEYVPRNSSEHHYCGSCCYGCKTGEKQGTDATWLVDAVDHGAVILTGCKAERFILENNKHSKKKEKKCLGVVARSLNKNITKRLQILSKITISACGSLLTPPLMISSGLKNPNIGKNLHLHPVLMVWGYFPDSISDLRGKIFEGGIITSLHKVVADDSRVRAVIEAPALGPASFSTLFPWVSGLQMKESMMKYGRTVHLFPLIRDRGSGEVKEEGRIKYRLDRLDKENIREGLRRALRILVAAGAVEVGTHRSDGQRIKCKGMREEDFEEFLDGVTVEGGVRSREEHCNLYCSAHQMGSCKMGSIEEGGVDENGESWEAEGLFVCDGSVLPSALGVNPMITIQSIAYCLSKRMAESLRS from the exons ATGGAAGAAGAGAAGGGAAGAAGGGAAGCTCACCCTCTCCTAAGAGGAGGAAGAAGACAAGGAAGTTATAGTCATGGGTTCTCTTCGAGAGAGATGCAATCACTATCAGCCATTTGTGGGACCTTTATACCCTCTATCCCAGTAGAAAAACGCCACGTAGGCAGCAGGGAGGACCCACCAAGCAAGACCATCGAAGCCTTCTACCTTGCCTCTGGATCTCAGCATCCCATCCCAGATgag GTAGCAGAGCTAATGAAAAAGAGAGGATTGTCAGAAGGTGTTTGGCTGGCAAGAATGGTACTGTGGATGTTGGGGACCAGATTGGGAACATTGATACTATGTGGGGGTGCTTCCTGTAGTTGGAAATTCCCATTCCTACACACCTTCTCAGATCTATGtgtggagaagagagaggagatatTGAAGAGATGGTCTGCCCAAAGGAGTGGGCCCCTCTTTCTCCCACCCTTCTTGAGAGTTGTCTTTGTCATGCTCAAGATCTTCTGCTTTTTCACCTTCTTCTCTTTg ACTAACGAAAATTCCAAAAACCCAACATGGAATGCAATTGGATACAGCACAGACAATGATGAAAAACCATCCAAAACCCAAAGAGAGAGGCCTCTGCAGAAGGGAATCATAGACACTGCAAATCAAACCGAATCATCCCTACTCACCTCGCTTGCCCAGAAAGGCCTAAAAGTCACAAAAGATCCTTCCTGCAGCGTCTACAAGCTCGAATGTGATGTAGTTGTGGTTGGCTCTGGTTCTGGCGGGGGAGTCGCAGCCGCAGTTCTCGCAAGCTCTGGCCATAAAGTTGTCATTCTAGAGAAAGGGAACTACTTCACACCTGAAGATTACTCTCTTCTAGAGGCACCTTCCATGGACCAAATGTATGAATCAGGCGGAATTCTATCTACCCTCGATGGGAAGGTGATGCTATTAGCTGGGTCAACAGTAGGTGGTGGCTCAGCTGTGAACTGGTCAGCCTGCATAAAGACGCCACGGCCCATCCTTAAGCAATGGGCAGAAGGTAACAAACTCCCACTCTTTGGGAGTCCAGACTATCTTTCAGCTATGGACACCATCTGCAAGAGGATGGGAGTTGTGGAGAATTGTACAGAGGAAGGATTTCAGAATCAAGTTCTTCGAAAGGGGTGTGAGAGTCTTGGTCTGGAAGTAGAATACGTGCCACGGAATTCTTCAGAGCATCACTACTGTGGCTCTTGCTGTTATGGTTGTAAAACAGGAGAGAAACAAGGGACGGATGCTACTTGGCTGGTTGATGCTGTAGATCATGGTGCAGTGATCTTGACAGGATGCAAAGCTGAGAGATTTATATTAGAAAATAACAAGCACagcaagaagaaagagaagaaatgctTGGGAGTTGTTGCAAGAAGCTTGAATAAGAATATCACAAAAAGACTGCAGATTCTATCAAAAATAACTATTTCTGCATGTGGGTCTCTCTTAACACCTCCTCTTATGATCTCTAGTGGGTTGAAGAACCCAAACATTGGCAAGAATCTTCATCTCCACCCCGTTTTGATGGTATGGGGATACTTTCCAGACTCAATATCAGATCTGAGGGGCAAAATATTCGAGGGAGGGATAATTACATCATTACATAAAGTGGTTGCAGACGATTCGAGAGTTCGGGCTGTTATAGAAGCACCAGCACTTGGGCCTGCATCATTTTCTACACTGTTCCCTTGGGTGTCTGGACTACAGATGAAGGAGAGTATGATGAAGTATGGGCGGACCGTGCATCTGTTTCCCCTTATCAGGGACCGTGGGTCTGGAGAGGTGAAGGAAGAGGGGAGGATAAAATACAGACTTGATAGATTGGATAAGGAGAATATAAGGGAAGGATTGCGGAGGGCATTAAGGATTTTGGTCGCTGCTGGAGCTGTTGAGGTGGGTACGCATCGTTCTGATGGGCAAAGAATCAAATGTAAAGGGATGAGGGAAGAGGATTTTGAGGAGTTCTTGGATGGGGTTACTGTAGAAGGTGGGGTAAGGTCAAGGGAAGAGCACTGTAACCTCTACTGTTCTGCTCATCAGATGGGGAGTTGCAAGATGGGTAGCATTGAGGAAGGAGGGGTTGACGAGAATGGGGAGAGTTGGGAAGCAGAAGGGCTGTTTGTATGCGACGGGAGTGTTTTGCCAAGTGCACTTGGAGTCAATCCCATGATCACTATCCAATCAATTGCCTACTGCCTCTCAAAAAGGATGGCAGAGTCATTGAGGAGCTGA
- the LOC131245845 gene encoding long-chain-alcohol oxidase FAO2-like isoform X2, with translation MEEEKGRREAHPLLRGGRRQGSYSHGFSSREMQSLSAICGTFIPSIPVEKRHVGSREDPPSKTIEAFYLASGSQHPIPDETNENSKNPTWNAIGYSTDNDEKPSKTQRERPLQKGIIDTANQTESSLLTSLAQKGLKVTKDPSCSVYKLECDVVVVGSGSGGGVAAAVLASSGHKVVILEKGNYFTPEDYSLLEAPSMDQMYESGGILSTLDGKVMLLAGSTVGGGSAVNWSACIKTPRPILKQWAEGNKLPLFGSPDYLSAMDTICKRMGVVENCTEEGFQNQVLRKGCESLGLEVEYVPRNSSEHHYCGSCCYGCKTGEKQGTDATWLVDAVDHGAVILTGCKAERFILENNKHSKKKEKKCLGVVARSLNKNITKRLQILSKITISACGSLLTPPLMISSGLKNPNIGKNLHLHPVLMVWGYFPDSISDLRGKIFEGGIITSLHKVVADDSRVRAVIEAPALGPASFSTLFPWVSGLQMKESMMKYGRTVHLFPLIRDRGSGEVKEEGRIKYRLDRLDKENIREGLRRALRILVAAGAVEVGTHRSDGQRIKCKGMREEDFEEFLDGVTVEGGVRSREEHCNLYCSAHQMGSCKMGSIEEGGVDENGESWEAEGLFVCDGSVLPSALGVNPMITIQSIAYCLSKRMAESLRS, from the exons ATGGAAGAAGAGAAGGGAAGAAGGGAAGCTCACCCTCTCCTAAGAGGAGGAAGAAGACAAGGAAGTTATAGTCATGGGTTCTCTTCGAGAGAGATGCAATCACTATCAGCCATTTGTGGGACCTTTATACCCTCTATCCCAGTAGAAAAACGCCACGTAGGCAGCAGGGAGGACCCACCAAGCAAGACCATCGAAGCCTTCTACCTTGCCTCTGGATCTCAGCATCCCATCCCAGATgag ACTAACGAAAATTCCAAAAACCCAACATGGAATGCAATTGGATACAGCACAGACAATGATGAAAAACCATCCAAAACCCAAAGAGAGAGGCCTCTGCAGAAGGGAATCATAGACACTGCAAATCAAACCGAATCATCCCTACTCACCTCGCTTGCCCAGAAAGGCCTAAAAGTCACAAAAGATCCTTCCTGCAGCGTCTACAAGCTCGAATGTGATGTAGTTGTGGTTGGCTCTGGTTCTGGCGGGGGAGTCGCAGCCGCAGTTCTCGCAAGCTCTGGCCATAAAGTTGTCATTCTAGAGAAAGGGAACTACTTCACACCTGAAGATTACTCTCTTCTAGAGGCACCTTCCATGGACCAAATGTATGAATCAGGCGGAATTCTATCTACCCTCGATGGGAAGGTGATGCTATTAGCTGGGTCAACAGTAGGTGGTGGCTCAGCTGTGAACTGGTCAGCCTGCATAAAGACGCCACGGCCCATCCTTAAGCAATGGGCAGAAGGTAACAAACTCCCACTCTTTGGGAGTCCAGACTATCTTTCAGCTATGGACACCATCTGCAAGAGGATGGGAGTTGTGGAGAATTGTACAGAGGAAGGATTTCAGAATCAAGTTCTTCGAAAGGGGTGTGAGAGTCTTGGTCTGGAAGTAGAATACGTGCCACGGAATTCTTCAGAGCATCACTACTGTGGCTCTTGCTGTTATGGTTGTAAAACAGGAGAGAAACAAGGGACGGATGCTACTTGGCTGGTTGATGCTGTAGATCATGGTGCAGTGATCTTGACAGGATGCAAAGCTGAGAGATTTATATTAGAAAATAACAAGCACagcaagaagaaagagaagaaatgctTGGGAGTTGTTGCAAGAAGCTTGAATAAGAATATCACAAAAAGACTGCAGATTCTATCAAAAATAACTATTTCTGCATGTGGGTCTCTCTTAACACCTCCTCTTATGATCTCTAGTGGGTTGAAGAACCCAAACATTGGCAAGAATCTTCATCTCCACCCCGTTTTGATGGTATGGGGATACTTTCCAGACTCAATATCAGATCTGAGGGGCAAAATATTCGAGGGAGGGATAATTACATCATTACATAAAGTGGTTGCAGACGATTCGAGAGTTCGGGCTGTTATAGAAGCACCAGCACTTGGGCCTGCATCATTTTCTACACTGTTCCCTTGGGTGTCTGGACTACAGATGAAGGAGAGTATGATGAAGTATGGGCGGACCGTGCATCTGTTTCCCCTTATCAGGGACCGTGGGTCTGGAGAGGTGAAGGAAGAGGGGAGGATAAAATACAGACTTGATAGATTGGATAAGGAGAATATAAGGGAAGGATTGCGGAGGGCATTAAGGATTTTGGTCGCTGCTGGAGCTGTTGAGGTGGGTACGCATCGTTCTGATGGGCAAAGAATCAAATGTAAAGGGATGAGGGAAGAGGATTTTGAGGAGTTCTTGGATGGGGTTACTGTAGAAGGTGGGGTAAGGTCAAGGGAAGAGCACTGTAACCTCTACTGTTCTGCTCATCAGATGGGGAGTTGCAAGATGGGTAGCATTGAGGAAGGAGGGGTTGACGAGAATGGGGAGAGTTGGGAAGCAGAAGGGCTGTTTGTATGCGACGGGAGTGTTTTGCCAAGTGCACTTGGAGTCAATCCCATGATCACTATCCAATCAATTGCCTACTGCCTCTCAAAAAGGATGGCAGAGTCATTGAGGAGCTGA